Genomic DNA from Streptomyces sp. NBC_01571:
CGAACAGCTCCAGATCCTCGTCCGTGAGAGGGATTTCGGAGGCCGCGGCGCACAGGTGCGGGGCGAGGACGTACGGGTTGTCGGGGTCGAGGACCGTGGACTCCACCGGCTGGTCGAACAGAGCTTCGGGGTGGTGCACGAGGAACGTGTCCAGTGGGTCGTCGCGGGCGACCAGGATCGCCAGCGCGCCCTGCCCCGACCGGCCGGCGCGGCCCGCCTGCTGCCACAGGGAGGCCCGGGTGCCGGGGTAGCCCGCGATGACGACGGCGTCCAGTCCGGAGACGTCGACACCGAGTTCGAGGGCGGTGGTGGCGGCGAGACCGAGGAGTTCTCCGGAGTGCAGGGCGCGTTCGAGGGCGCGGCGTTCCTCCGGGAGGTAGCCGCCGCGGTACGCCGCGACGCGCCGGACGAGCGAGCGGTCGACCTCGGCCAGCCGCTCCTGGGCGATCACCGCGATCAGTTCGGCGCCGCGCCGGGACCGTACGAAGGCGACCGAGCGCACGCCCTGGACGGTCAGGTCGGTCAGGAGGTCGGCGGTCTCGGCGGTGGCGGTACGCCGGACGGGCGCGCCCTTCTCGCCGTGCAGTTCGGTGAGCGGGGGTTCCCAGAGGGCGAAGACCAGCTCACCGCGCGGCGAGGCGTCGTCGGCGACCTCGACCACCGGGAGGCCGGTCAGGCGGCGGGCGGCGACGGAGGGCTCGGCGGCGGTCGCGGAGGCCAGCAGGAAGACGGGTGAGGAGCCGTAGCGGGCGCACAGTCGGCGCAGTCGGCGCAGCACCTGGGCGACGTGGGAGCCGAAGACGCCGCGGTAGGTGTGGCACTCGTCGATGACGACGTACTTCAGGGCGCGCAGGAAGGAGGCCCAGCGGGGGTGGGAGGGCAATATCCCGCGGTGCAGCATGTCGGGGTTGGTCAGGACGTAGTTGGCGTACTGGCGGACCCACTCGCGTTCTTCGACCGGGGTGTCGCCGTCGTACACGGCTGGGCGAACGGCGTTGCCCAGGGGTTGTGAAAGTTCCTTCACAGAACGGCGCTGATCTGCTGCGAGGGCCTTGGTGGGCGCCAGGTAGAGCGCGGTGGCTCCCCGGCCGTTCGGCGCCTCGGAGCCGTCCAGAAGGGCTGTGAGGACCGGCACGAGGTACGCCAGGGACTTGCCGGAGGCCGTGCCGGTGGCGACGATCACGGAGTCGCCGTCCAGGGCGTGCTCGGCGGCGAGTGCCTGGTGGGCCCAGGGGTGCTCGATGCCCGCGGCCTGCACGGCGGCGACGACCTCTGATCGAATCCGGTCGGGCCATACGGCATGGCGACCCGCCCGCGGGGGCAAGTGCTCCGTATGAGTGATGCGCGAAGCCCGGCTCGGCCCCGAGGCGAGCCGGTCCAGGACCGTGCCCGGAGAGGGGCGCGAAGCGGTGTCCGCCGAGGTTCGATCGGATCGGTGATTCTTGGCCATCGGCATCGAGTGTGTCACTGGCGTGACGGACAATGGGCTCAAGGCGTCGTGCACGCCTGCCGGTAAGTGATTGAATGCCATCGCGGCTGGCGAACCGTCCCGGGGGCTCTGCCGAGGTGTCCCTTGGGGCGACCGCTCGATAGCAAGGTGCTGGAGGATCCGTGGACCTGTCCCTGTCGACCCGTACCGTCGGCGATCGTACGGTCGTCGAGGTCGGTGGCGAAATCGATGTATATACCGCGCCCAAGCTGCGTGAGCAGCTGGTCGAGCTGGTGAACGACGGCAGTTTCCATCTTGTCGTCGACATGGAGGGCGTGGACTTCCTCGACTCCACCGGGCTCGGCGTTTTGGTGGGCGGCCTGAAGCGTGTGCGGGCCCATGAGGGCTCGCTGCGACTGGTCTGCAACCAGGAGCGCATTCTGAAGATCTTCCGTATCACCGGTCTCACCAAGGTGTTCCCCATCCACACCTCGGTCGAGGAAGCGGTAGCGGCCACCGACTGACCCCGTCGTGGGGCGCCACGGGAGCGTGGCGTCCGAGACGGTAGAAGCAATGGAGGGGGACCGGGCCTCGGCGGCCCGGCCCCCTGACAGCACGCCCGTAGTTGAGGGGGATGCATGGCCACCGTTGAGCTCCGCTTCAGCGCGCTGCCCGAGCACGTCAGGACCGCCCGACTGGTGGCGGCAGCGGTGGCGCGCAGGGCCGGAGTGGACGAGGCCGTTCTCGACGAGGTCAGACTCGCCGTGGGCGAGGCCTGCAGCCGTGCCGTCGGACTGCACCAGAGCAGCGGCATCTCGGCGCCGGTGCGGGTGACGCTGATCGAGGAGGAGAAGCAGTTCTCCATCGAGGTCGGCGACGAGGCGCCGCGTTCGGTGCCCGGTGCGACGGTGCCCGGAGCCGCTCCCGGCAATGCCGACACGGACGCCGAGGAGGACGAGATGGGCCTCGCGGTCATCAGCGGCCTCGTCGACGACGTAGAGGTCAGCGCCGACGAGCACGGTGGACTGATCAGGATGAGCTGGCCGACCACGCC
This window encodes:
- a CDS encoding ATP-binding protein, giving the protein MATVELRFSALPEHVRTARLVAAAVARRAGVDEAVLDEVRLAVGEACSRAVGLHQSSGISAPVRVTLIEEEKQFSIEVGDEAPRSVPGATVPGAAPGNADTDAEEDEMGLAVISGLVDDVEVSADEHGGLIRMSWPTTPPVTLVP
- a CDS encoding DEAD/DEAH box helicase produces the protein MAFNHLPAGVHDALSPLSVTPVTHSMPMAKNHRSDRTSADTASRPSPGTVLDRLASGPSRASRITHTEHLPPRAGRHAVWPDRIRSEVVAAVQAAGIEHPWAHQALAAEHALDGDSVIVATGTASGKSLAYLVPVLTALLDGSEAPNGRGATALYLAPTKALAADQRRSVKELSQPLGNAVRPAVYDGDTPVEEREWVRQYANYVLTNPDMLHRGILPSHPRWASFLRALKYVVIDECHTYRGVFGSHVAQVLRRLRRLCARYGSSPVFLLASATAAEPSVAARRLTGLPVVEVADDASPRGELVFALWEPPLTELHGEKGAPVRRTATAETADLLTDLTVQGVRSVAFVRSRRGAELIAVIAQERLAEVDRSLVRRVAAYRGGYLPEERRALERALHSGELLGLAATTALELGVDVSGLDAVVIAGYPGTRASLWQQAGRAGRSGQGALAILVARDDPLDTFLVHHPEALFDQPVESTVLDPDNPYVLAPHLCAAASEIPLTDEDLELFGPAAADLLPQLEAAKLLRRRTKAWHWTRRERAADLTDIRGEGGSPVQIVEAGTGRLLGTVDAGAAHTTVHEGAVHLHQGRTYLVKHLDLEDSVALVEEANPPYSTVARDTTAISVLETDTEIPWGEGRLCYGSVEVTNQVVSFLRRRVITGEVLGESKLDLPPRTLRTRAVWWTVTEDQLDAARIGPEILGGALHAAEHASIGMLPLFATCDRWDIGGVSVPLHPDTLLPTVFVYDGHPGGAGFAERAFHTARAWLTATREAISSCECEAGCPSCIQSPKCGNGNEPLHKRGAVRLLTELLRGAPEE
- the bldG gene encoding anti-sigma factor antagonist BldG, with protein sequence MDLSLSTRTVGDRTVVEVGGEIDVYTAPKLREQLVELVNDGSFHLVVDMEGVDFLDSTGLGVLVGGLKRVRAHEGSLRLVCNQERILKIFRITGLTKVFPIHTSVEEAVAATD